The following are encoded together in the Ralstonia insidiosa genome:
- a CDS encoding MAPEG family protein, with the protein MPIALWCVLVAAVLPIVCVGIAKASGPRYDNRNPRAWLAQQTGVAGRAGAAQQNHFEAFPFFAVAVLVAILGGGMIDRVNLLAIAFVVARVLYTICYLADWAALRSLMWFTGVGLCVALFVQPAFAH; encoded by the coding sequence ATGCCGATCGCCCTCTGGTGCGTTCTGGTGGCGGCGGTATTGCCGATCGTGTGCGTTGGCATTGCCAAAGCCAGCGGCCCGCGTTATGACAACCGCAACCCGCGCGCATGGCTCGCGCAGCAAACCGGTGTGGCAGGCCGCGCCGGTGCTGCGCAGCAAAACCACTTTGAAGCGTTTCCGTTCTTTGCGGTGGCCGTGCTGGTGGCTATCCTGGGCGGCGGCATGATCGACCGCGTCAACCTGCTCGCCATCGCATTCGTCGTGGCGCGCGTGCTGTACACGATCTGCTATCTGGCCGACTGGGCGGCATTGCGCTCGCTGATGTGGTTTACAGGCGTTGGCCTGTGCGTAGCGCTGTTTGTACAACCTGCCTTCGCGCACTGA
- a CDS encoding RNA-binding S4 domain-containing protein, translating to MPNIDFALNTEYIELHKLLKLTGVVDSGGAGKAVVADGGVTVDGQPESRKTAKIRAGQVVMLGDIRIAVHEAD from the coding sequence ATGCCCAACATCGATTTCGCTCTGAACACCGAATACATCGAGCTGCACAAGCTGCTCAAGCTGACCGGCGTGGTCGACAGCGGCGGCGCCGGCAAGGCGGTCGTTGCCGATGGCGGTGTCACCGTCGACGGCCAGCCGGAATCGCGCAAGACCGCCAAGATCCGCGCGGGCCAGGTGGTCATGCTGGGTGACATCCGCATCGCCGTGCACGAGGCCGACTAG
- a CDS encoding YceI family protein codes for MRAWFLMLTGVLCTSAFAAPFTPDLAHTSVVFGTSHFDRSTVRGRFDKIDGAIDFDEATNQGGIDFTIDAASVSTRLPVLDGVLKSEQFLDAAQFPIIRLRSDRFVVQDGKLVAIEGKLTLRGVTQPVRLDVRRFNCGDMKLAGTTRHVCGGDFHLAIARSAFGMTRFLPDVGDRVDLDISVEATPQ; via the coding sequence ATGCGTGCATGGTTTCTGATGCTGACAGGGGTGCTATGCACCTCTGCCTTTGCCGCGCCGTTCACGCCAGACCTGGCGCATACGTCGGTGGTCTTCGGCACGTCGCACTTCGATCGGTCTACGGTGCGTGGCCGCTTCGACAAGATCGACGGCGCCATCGACTTTGACGAGGCGACCAACCAAGGCGGTATCGATTTCACCATCGACGCTGCCTCCGTCAGTACGCGTCTGCCGGTGCTGGATGGTGTGCTGAAATCCGAGCAGTTTCTGGATGCCGCGCAGTTTCCGATCATCCGCCTGCGCAGCGATCGCTTTGTCGTACAGGACGGCAAGCTCGTCGCCATCGAAGGCAAGCTGACGCTGCGGGGAGTGACCCAACCGGTGCGATTAGATGTGCGCCGCTTCAACTGCGGCGACATGAAGCTGGCCGGCACCACACGCCACGTCTGCGGTGGCGATTTTCACCTCGCCATCGCCCGCAGCGCCTTCGGCATGACGCGGTTCCTGCCCGACGTGGGCGACCGCGTCGACCTCGACATCAGCGTGGAAGCCACCCCGCAATAA
- a CDS encoding glutamine--tRNA ligase/YqeY domain fusion protein — translation MSQDNANGAAAAPTSNFLRQIIDGDLTQGTYAGRKDTKGQALPPVITRFPPEPNGYLHIGHAKSIWVNFGLAKDYQGRCHLRFDDTNPVKEDTEYVDSIIDAVHWLGYSWENGTGTHLYYASDYFEQLYGFAEVLIQRGAAYVDSQSAEQIAANRGDFTRPGTPSPFRDRSVDENLALFRDMRAGKYKDGELVLRAKIDMAAPNIVMRDPVLYRIRHAHHHRTGDAWCIYPMYDFTHCISDALENITHSLCTLEFENNRPLYDWVLDHLRDAGALPAPLPHQYEFARLHLTYAITSKRKLLQLVTEKRVDGWDDPRMPTLVGIRRRGYTPESIQLFCERVGVSKADSWIDMSILEGSVRDDLDARAPRSVGVLDPVKLILDNVPADFNEPCSAPVHPKQPELGRREFPLTRELWIEREDFTETPPKGYFRLFPGNKVRLRYGYVIECTGCDKDADDNITAVHANIIPDTKSGTPGADSVKVKGNIHWVSAAHALEAEVRLYDRLFSDPQPDSGDKNFLDALNPDSKKIVTAYLEPTLATAKPEDRFQFERHGYFVADRIDSQPGKPVFNRVVGLKDSWGK, via the coding sequence ATGAGCCAAGACAACGCCAATGGGGCGGCCGCCGCCCCCACGTCCAACTTCCTGCGCCAAATCATTGATGGCGACCTGACGCAAGGCACCTATGCCGGCCGCAAGGACACCAAGGGCCAGGCCCTTCCGCCGGTCATCACGCGCTTTCCGCCGGAGCCCAACGGTTACCTGCACATCGGTCACGCCAAGAGCATCTGGGTGAACTTCGGCCTGGCCAAGGACTACCAAGGCCGCTGCCACCTGCGCTTTGACGACACCAACCCCGTCAAGGAAGACACCGAATACGTCGACTCCATCATCGACGCGGTGCACTGGCTCGGCTACTCGTGGGAAAACGGCACCGGCACGCACCTGTACTACGCCAGCGACTATTTCGAACAGCTCTACGGCTTTGCCGAAGTGCTGATCCAGCGCGGCGCCGCCTACGTCGACAGCCAAAGCGCTGAGCAGATTGCCGCCAACCGTGGCGACTTCACTCGCCCGGGCACGCCGTCGCCGTTCCGCGACCGCTCGGTGGACGAGAACCTTGCGCTGTTCCGCGACATGCGCGCCGGCAAGTACAAGGATGGCGAACTCGTCCTGCGCGCCAAGATCGACATGGCTGCGCCCAACATCGTGATGCGCGATCCGGTGCTGTACCGCATCCGCCATGCTCATCACCATCGCACGGGCGACGCCTGGTGCATCTACCCGATGTACGACTTCACGCATTGCATTTCCGATGCGCTGGAGAACATCACGCATTCGCTGTGCACGCTGGAGTTCGAGAACAACCGCCCGCTGTACGACTGGGTGCTCGACCACCTGCGTGACGCCGGCGCCCTGCCCGCACCGCTGCCGCATCAGTACGAGTTCGCGCGCCTGCACCTGACCTACGCCATCACCAGCAAGCGCAAGCTGCTGCAACTGGTGACGGAAAAGCGCGTCGACGGCTGGGACGACCCGCGCATGCCGACGCTGGTGGGTATCCGCCGCCGCGGTTACACGCCGGAATCGATCCAATTGTTCTGCGAACGCGTAGGCGTCTCCAAGGCCGATAGCTGGATCGACATGAGCATCCTGGAAGGCTCCGTGCGCGACGACCTCGATGCGCGCGCGCCGCGCTCGGTGGGCGTGCTGGACCCGGTCAAGCTGATCCTCGACAACGTGCCGGCAGATTTCAACGAGCCATGCTCGGCGCCCGTTCACCCGAAGCAGCCTGAACTCGGCCGCCGCGAATTCCCGCTCACGCGTGAGCTGTGGATTGAGCGCGAAGACTTTACGGAAACGCCGCCCAAGGGCTACTTCCGCCTGTTCCCGGGCAACAAGGTGCGCCTGCGTTACGGCTACGTGATCGAATGCACCGGCTGCGATAAGGACGCCGACGACAACATCACCGCCGTGCACGCCAACATCATTCCGGACACCAAGAGTGGCACGCCGGGTGCTGACAGCGTGAAGGTGAAGGGCAACATCCATTGGGTGAGCGCCGCACACGCGCTGGAAGCTGAAGTGCGCCTGTACGACCGCCTGTTCAGCGACCCGCAGCCGGACTCGGGCGACAAGAACTTCCTGGATGCGCTCAACCCGGACTCGAAGAAGATCGTCACGGCCTACCTGGAGCCGACGCTGGCAACCGCCAAGCCGGAAGACCGCTTCCAGTTCGAGCGCCATGGCTACTTCGTGGCTGACCGTATCGACTCGCAACCGGGCAAGCCCGTGTTCAACCGCGTGGTCGGCCTGAAGGACAGCTGGGGCAAGTAA
- a CDS encoding lipase secretion chaperone: MKGKSQPVQSMQPTTFIGAVLVATAVAGGVYWWHATGEAPPAAEQPQAVPRSGAYIGSIKSDETTAAAKPTELADTQVPDGLRVDASGHLILEPANRAVFDYFLDVPASLPEAQRIAMAEAHMHAKLVSPALSEAQSLLQRYLTYRKALAGQGDTGRSKPSLEQVQQQPEIIATLRQQIGARAALRRQYLGTDVAQAWYGDEDALDSAALDRLAVMADPSLTPEQRAAKLAAIEANLPAALREARRNASAPVKLANDMDSWTKDGLSEAQIRQRLAAQGIDGIVADRLVQASREEAVWRGRYDAYAQQRDRINSFPGLSDADRAAQLTQLRQQAFPAPNEALRAQALDGVAQRK; encoded by the coding sequence ATGAAGGGCAAATCACAACCCGTGCAATCCATGCAGCCGACAACATTCATCGGCGCCGTGTTGGTGGCAACTGCCGTTGCGGGGGGGGTCTACTGGTGGCATGCCACCGGTGAAGCGCCCCCAGCCGCCGAGCAACCGCAGGCGGTGCCCCGCTCTGGCGCCTACATCGGCAGCATCAAGAGCGACGAGACAACTGCCGCGGCCAAACCCACCGAATTGGCCGACACACAGGTGCCCGACGGCCTGCGTGTGGACGCAAGTGGCCACCTCATCCTCGAACCCGCCAACCGCGCAGTGTTCGACTACTTCCTCGACGTGCCCGCGTCGCTGCCTGAAGCGCAGCGCATTGCGATGGCAGAGGCGCATATGCACGCCAAGCTGGTCAGCCCCGCGCTATCGGAGGCGCAATCGCTGCTGCAGCGCTATCTCACCTACCGCAAGGCGCTGGCCGGGCAAGGCGATACCGGCCGCAGCAAGCCAAGCCTTGAACAGGTTCAGCAGCAGCCCGAGATCATTGCCACGCTGCGGCAACAAATCGGCGCCCGGGCCGCGCTGCGCCGTCAATACCTGGGCACGGATGTCGCCCAGGCCTGGTACGGCGACGAAGATGCGCTGGACAGCGCCGCGCTCGACCGCCTGGCCGTGATGGCCGACCCCTCGCTCACCCCCGAGCAACGCGCCGCCAAGCTCGCAGCCATCGAGGCCAACCTGCCAGCCGCCCTGCGAGAAGCCCGCCGCAATGCCTCCGCGCCGGTCAAGCTCGCAAACGACATGGATTCCTGGACCAAGGACGGCCTGAGCGAGGCACAGATCCGCCAGCGGCTGGCCGCCCAGGGCATCGACGGCATCGTGGCGGATCGCCTGGTGCAGGCCAGCCGCGAAGAAGCCGTCTGGCGCGGCCGTTACGACGCCTACGCCCAGCAGCGCGACCGCATCAACAGCTTCCCCGGCCTGTCAGATGCCGACCGCGCCGCTCAGCTCACCCAACTGCGCCAGCAGGCCTTTCCCGCCCCGAATGAGGCGTTGCGTGCACAAGCATTGGATGGCGTAGCGCAACGGAAATAA
- a CDS encoding triacylglycerol lipase, translating to MLQTPLLHTVYKSVRGILRTHTAAAALTTALAASALTLTVAAPAHAASTYAATQYPIVLVHGLSGTSKFLGVVDYWYQIPEDLRANGANVYVADVSAFNDETVRGEQLLSQIRTVLATTGAAKVNLIGHSQGGLTSRYAAAVAPNLVASVTTIGTPHKGSEFADFVESTPAPFKALVNLGADVFGSVLGWFNGNSNPQNGFAALHILSTAGAADFNKTFPSAGLASGCNTGSATDVRNGNVQKLYSWTGRSTATNILDLFDPVLVFSGGVMRARGSGTNDGLVSICSAKFGQVLSTDYAWNHLDEVNQLLGLIGWGAADPVAVIRTQANRLKTAGL from the coding sequence ATGTTGCAGACGCCCCTGCTCCATACTGTGTACAAATCAGTGCGCGGCATCTTGCGCACGCACACCGCAGCCGCCGCTTTGACCACGGCCCTGGCTGCATCCGCCCTCACGCTTACCGTCGCCGCACCGGCCCATGCGGCAAGCACGTACGCCGCCACGCAATACCCGATCGTGTTGGTGCACGGCCTCTCGGGCACCAGCAAGTTCCTCGGCGTGGTGGATTACTGGTACCAGATCCCCGAAGACCTGCGTGCCAACGGCGCCAACGTCTACGTGGCCGATGTCTCCGCCTTCAACGATGAAACGGTGCGCGGCGAGCAACTGCTCAGCCAGATCCGCACCGTGCTGGCCACCACGGGCGCGGCCAAGGTCAACCTCATCGGCCATAGCCAGGGCGGCCTGACCTCGCGCTATGCGGCCGCCGTGGCACCCAACCTGGTGGCGTCCGTCACCACGATCGGCACACCGCACAAGGGTTCGGAGTTTGCGGACTTTGTCGAGAGCACGCCGGCACCTTTCAAGGCGCTGGTGAACCTGGGCGCGGACGTGTTCGGCTCGGTGCTCGGCTGGTTCAACGGCAACAGCAATCCGCAGAATGGCTTTGCAGCGCTGCATATCCTCTCGACCGCGGGCGCGGCGGATTTCAACAAAACCTTCCCGAGCGCGGGCCTGGCCAGCGGCTGCAACACCGGCAGCGCGACCGATGTGCGCAACGGCAACGTGCAAAAGCTGTATTCGTGGACGGGACGCTCGACGGCCACCAACATCCTCGACCTGTTCGACCCGGTGCTGGTCTTCAGCGGCGGGGTCATGCGGGCGCGCGGCTCAGGCACCAACGACGGGCTGGTCTCGATCTGCAGCGCCAAGTTCGGACAGGTGCTGTCGACCGACTATGCTTGGAATCACCTTGACGAGGTCAACCAGCTGCTCGGCCTGATCGGCTGGGGTGCGGCGGATCCGGTTGCGGTGATCCGCACGCAGGCCAATCGGTTGAAGACGGCCGGGCTGTAA
- a CDS encoding tripartite tricarboxylate transporter permease, with the protein MDLFANLALGFSTALSLQNLIYAFIGCVLGTLIGVLPGLGPIATIAMLLPATYALPPVAALIMLAGIYYGAQYGGSTTAILVNLPGESSSVVTTIDGYQMARRGRAGVALATAGLGSFFAGCVATLVLAAFATPLSEFAFNFGPAEYFSLMVLGLIGAVVLASGSLIKALAMIVLGLLLGLVGTDVNSGTARYSFDVPELADGLNFVSVAMGVFGFSEIIANLEQKEHRETFVDHVRNLWPSREDFKRMIPAVLRGTALGSVLGILPGGGATLASFASYSLEKKTSKYSHEFGKGAIEGVAGPESANNAAAQTSFIPLLTLGIPPNAVMALMVGAMTIHNIQPGPQVMTSNPALFWGLIASMWIGNLMLIVLNLPMIGVWVRLLKVPYRFLYPAILVFCCIGVYSVSNTTFDIFQTAVFGLIGYLLLKLRCEPAPMLLGFVLGPMMEENFRRALLLSRGDFSTFVTKPLSLGLLIAAAALVLLVVLPVIRRKREEAFQEE; encoded by the coding sequence ATGGATCTCTTCGCCAATCTCGCGCTCGGCTTCTCCACTGCGCTGTCGCTCCAGAACCTGATCTACGCCTTTATCGGCTGCGTGCTCGGTACGTTGATCGGCGTGCTGCCGGGGCTCGGCCCCATCGCCACGATTGCGATGCTGCTGCCGGCCACGTACGCGCTGCCGCCGGTGGCCGCGCTCATCATGCTGGCAGGCATCTATTACGGCGCGCAGTACGGCGGCTCCACCACCGCCATCCTCGTTAACCTGCCGGGCGAATCGTCGTCGGTGGTGACCACCATTGACGGCTACCAGATGGCGCGGCGCGGGCGAGCCGGCGTTGCGCTGGCCACGGCCGGCCTCGGTTCGTTCTTTGCCGGCTGCGTGGCCACGCTGGTGCTAGCTGCATTTGCCACGCCGCTGTCGGAATTCGCCTTCAACTTCGGCCCGGCGGAATACTTCTCGCTGATGGTGCTGGGGCTGATCGGCGCCGTGGTGCTGGCTTCAGGCTCGCTCATCAAGGCCCTCGCGATGATCGTGCTGGGCCTGCTGCTGGGGCTGGTGGGCACAGACGTGAACTCCGGCACCGCGCGCTATTCGTTCGATGTGCCGGAGCTGGCCGACGGGTTGAACTTCGTTTCGGTGGCGATGGGCGTGTTCGGCTTCTCCGAGATCATCGCCAACCTGGAGCAGAAAGAGCACCGCGAGACCTTTGTCGACCACGTGCGCAACCTGTGGCCCAGCCGCGAGGACTTCAAGCGCATGATCCCGGCCGTGCTGCGCGGCACGGCGCTGGGCTCGGTGCTCGGCATCCTGCCCGGCGGCGGTGCGACGCTGGCATCGTTCGCGTCGTACTCGCTGGAGAAGAAGACCTCGAAGTATTCGCACGAGTTCGGCAAGGGTGCCATCGAGGGCGTTGCGGGCCCGGAATCGGCCAACAATGCGGCGGCGCAGACATCCTTCATCCCGCTGCTCACGCTGGGCATTCCGCCCAACGCGGTGATGGCGCTGATGGTGGGTGCGATGACCATCCACAACATCCAGCCCGGCCCGCAGGTGATGACCAGCAACCCCGCGCTGTTCTGGGGCCTGATCGCCTCGATGTGGATCGGCAACCTGATGCTGATCGTGCTGAACCTGCCGATGATCGGCGTGTGGGTGCGCCTGTTGAAAGTGCCCTACCGCTTCCTGTATCCGGCCATTCTGGTGTTCTGCTGCATTGGCGTGTACTCGGTCTCGAACACCACGTTCGACATCTTCCAGACAGCGGTCTTCGGGCTGATCGGTTACCTGCTCCTGAAGCTGCGTTGCGAGCCCGCGCCAATGCTGCTCGGCTTCGTGCTCGGGCCCATGATGGAGGAGAACTTCCGGCGCGCACTGCTGCTCTCGCGTGGAGATTTCTCCACCTTCGTCACCAAGCCGCTGTCGCTGGGGCTGCTGATTGCTGCGGCGGCCCTGGTACTGCTGGTGGTGCTGCCCGTCATCCGCCGCAAACGCGAGGAAGCGTTTCAAGAAGAGTAG
- a CDS encoding tripartite tricarboxylate transporter TctB family protein, translated as MQNDPQSRPVIRSHQDFASGILFIVAGAAFAFLARGYRMGTASSMGPGYFPFWLGIVLVLLGVVVVVQSLSRKGVADRIPRWDIKTLLWILGSVVLFGLLLQPLGLVLSLVGLVLVSSMASHEFTWKGAVGTAIVMVLVSLAAFVYGLKLQFPVWPAFISN; from the coding sequence TTGCAGAACGATCCACAAAGCCGCCCGGTGATCCGCAGTCACCAGGACTTTGCATCGGGCATCCTGTTCATCGTTGCGGGCGCAGCATTCGCGTTCCTGGCGCGCGGCTACCGCATGGGCACAGCCTCCTCCATGGGCCCCGGGTACTTCCCGTTCTGGCTGGGGATCGTGCTGGTGCTGCTGGGTGTGGTGGTGGTCGTGCAATCGCTGTCGCGCAAGGGCGTGGCAGACCGCATCCCACGCTGGGACATCAAGACGCTGCTGTGGATTCTCGGCTCAGTGGTGCTGTTCGGGTTGCTGCTGCAGCCGCTGGGGCTGGTGCTCTCGCTGGTGGGGCTGGTGCTCGTCTCCAGCATGGCCAGCCACGAGTTCACATGGAAAGGCGCGGTCGGCACCGCCATCGTGATGGTGCTGGTGAGCCTGGCCGCCTTCGTCTATGGGCTCAAGCTGCAGTTCCCGGTGTGGCCGGCGTTCATCAGCAACTGA
- a CDS encoding DUF2214 family protein: MWLDALLAYLHYISIFTLIVFLTAEAVVLRPDMTPEIRKRLARYDAVFGFAALAVLITGALRVIYGAKGYAFYVHNPVFHVKVGLFILVGLLSIIPTITILRWNKQGKTLPDFVPPPSEIAKTRRWVMIESHLIIFIPLAAVLMARGIGM; the protein is encoded by the coding sequence ATGTGGCTTGATGCGTTGCTGGCTTACCTGCACTACATCTCGATCTTCACGCTGATCGTCTTCCTCACCGCCGAGGCCGTGGTGCTGCGGCCAGACATGACGCCGGAAATCCGCAAGCGCCTGGCACGCTATGACGCCGTCTTCGGCTTCGCAGCGCTGGCGGTGCTGATTACCGGCGCGTTGCGTGTGATCTACGGCGCCAAGGGCTATGCGTTCTACGTCCACAACCCGGTGTTCCACGTCAAGGTGGGCCTGTTCATCCTGGTGGGGCTGCTGTCGATTATCCCGACCATCACCATCCTGCGCTGGAACAAGCAAGGCAAGACGCTGCCCGACTTCGTGCCACCGCCGTCGGAGATTGCCAAGACGCGCCGCTGGGTCATGATCGAATCGCACCTGATCATCTTCATTCCGCTGGCGGCCGTGCTGATGGCGCGCGGCATCGGCATGTAG
- a CDS encoding CaiB/BaiF CoA transferase family protein, with amino-acid sequence MGALSHLRVLDLTRVLAGPWCAQNLADFGADVIKVERPGAGDDTRTWGPPWLKDEAGEDTAEAAYYLAANRNKRSTTVDISTPEGQDIVRKLAAHADVVLENYKVGQLKKYGLDYDALKAVKPDLIYCSITGFGQTGPYAARAGYDFIVQGMGGFMSLTGERDDLPGGGPQKAGVAISDLMTGMYSTVAVLAALAHRDRTGEGQYIDMALLDVQVAMLANMNTNYLASGQAPKRWGNAHPNIVPYQTFQASNGWIIVAVGNDGQFRRFVDAGGMPELADDPRFATNPQRVANRDVLVPILAEMVKRFSKGEWIDKLEAAGVPCGPINDLHEVFDNEQVQARGLRVDLPHPSAGTVKLVGSPVKMSVTPPKAASHPPLLGEHTEAVLRDVLDLSADQIAALRARGVI; translated from the coding sequence ATGGGCGCTCTCAGCCATCTCCGTGTTCTCGATCTCACGCGCGTACTTGCCGGCCCGTGGTGCGCGCAAAACCTCGCCGATTTTGGTGCCGATGTCATCAAGGTGGAGCGCCCCGGCGCTGGCGACGACACCCGCACCTGGGGCCCGCCCTGGCTGAAGGACGAGGCCGGTGAGGACACCGCCGAGGCCGCCTACTACCTGGCCGCCAACCGCAACAAGCGTTCGACCACCGTCGATATCAGCACGCCCGAGGGTCAGGACATCGTCCGCAAGCTCGCTGCGCATGCGGACGTGGTGCTGGAGAACTACAAGGTCGGTCAGCTCAAAAAATACGGGCTGGACTACGACGCGCTCAAGGCCGTCAAGCCGGACCTGATCTACTGCTCCATCACCGGTTTCGGCCAGACCGGGCCTTACGCCGCACGCGCTGGCTACGACTTCATCGTGCAAGGCATGGGCGGCTTCATGAGCCTGACCGGCGAGCGCGACGACCTGCCCGGCGGCGGCCCGCAGAAGGCCGGCGTGGCCATCTCGGACTTGATGACCGGCATGTATTCGACGGTCGCCGTGCTGGCCGCGCTCGCGCACCGGGATCGCACGGGCGAAGGCCAGTACATCGACATGGCCTTGCTTGACGTGCAGGTCGCCATGCTGGCCAACATGAACACCAACTACCTGGCGAGCGGCCAGGCGCCCAAGCGCTGGGGCAACGCGCACCCGAACATCGTGCCGTATCAAACGTTCCAGGCATCGAATGGCTGGATCATCGTGGCGGTGGGCAATGACGGCCAGTTCCGCCGCTTTGTCGACGCCGGTGGCATGCCCGAACTGGCCGATGACCCGCGCTTTGCCACCAACCCGCAGCGCGTGGCCAACCGCGATGTGCTGGTGCCGATCCTGGCCGAGATGGTCAAGCGTTTCAGCAAGGGTGAATGGATCGACAAGCTCGAAGCTGCCGGCGTGCCCTGCGGCCCGATCAACGATCTCCACGAGGTGTTCGACAACGAGCAGGTGCAGGCGCGCGGCCTGCGTGTCGACCTGCCCCACCCGAGCGCGGGCACCGTCAAGCTGGTCGGCAGCCCGGTCAAGATGAGCGTCACGCCGCCGAAGGCCGCGAGCCACCCGCCGCTGCTGGGCGAACACACAGAAGCCGTGCTGCGCGACGTGCTGGACCTGAGCGCCGACCAGATCGCCGCGCTGCGTGCACGCGGCGTGATCTGA